The genome window AGAACGTGGGGGAACTCTAGGAGCCCCAGCGTCAGGGCCGCTCTTTCACCGTCACCCAGACATTAATCTCGCTCTTGTCTCTCCAGACGGTGACCCTGACGCTTTTACCGATCCCGGTGGCGCCGACCAGCGACACCAGGTCGGAGAAGTCCCGAATGGCCTTACCCTCGATATGAGTAATGACATCCCTGATACGGAGCCCGGCCTTGTCGGCCGGGCCTTCCTTTTCCACGGCCCCCACCAGGGCGCCCTCGGGCTTCTGCAGCCCCAGCTCCCTGGCGAATTCCGGCGTGAGGGGGGATATCTGGACCCCGATGTAGCCCCGTTTGACCTTCCCGTATCTCTTGAGCTGTATCAGCGTGTCCCTCGCGGTATTGATCGGGATGGCGAAGCCGATCCCGAGACTCCCGCCGGTGCTGGAGTATATCATGCGGTTGACGCCGATCACTTCTCCGTCGATGTTGATGAGGGGCCCGCCGCTGTTGCCGGGGTTGATGGACGCGTCGGTCTGTATGTGGGAAATGCCCATGTCGTTGTACACGTGGCGACCGGTGGCGCTTATGACGCCCGTAGTGATGGTCTTGTCGAGGCCGAAGGGGTTGCCGATGGCGATGGCCATGTCGCCGACCTTAACGCTGTCGGAATTCCCGAAATAGACCGGCGTGAAACTCCCGCTGCCGGCGACTTTCAGGAGGGCGATATCGGTCAGCTGGTCCGAGCCGACCAGGGCCGCCTTGTAGTCCTTGTTGTTTATCCTGACCATGACCGAATCCATGTTGGCGACCACGTGGTGGTTGGTGCAGATATACCCGTCGGCGGATACGATAAACCCGGTGCCGAGGCCCTTCTGCTTGCGCGAATCGGGCGCCGGCCGGTTCTTCCCGAAGAACTCCCGGAAGAAGGGGTCGTCCATGAAGGGATCACGATACGCGGTCTTGACCGTCTTCTCGGTGCTGATGAATACGACGCTGTTGCGGTACTGGTCGTAGATCTTCTGGAACGTCCTCTGGAGCTCGTAGATCGGCGAATTCTGGTTCTGCTTTTTCAGGGGCGATTCACGGCCCGTATCACCCAGGAATTGTTCCCCGTACAGAGAGGAGGCGGCGATGACGGCTGTTCCAAGGAAGGCAAACATCAATACTTTTTTCATGGTATTCTCCACAGGTTGCGGCGTTAACGGCCGGGGCTTCCTTCGGGAAGCGATACTATCAGTTACAAAAAAATATAAATGTTACAACAATTTTTTTTGATATTTTGCCGGATATTGCGGGCGGGTATGTTTACTGCTTGAAAAAAAATCACACATAATAGAAACAAGTCAAATAATCGCGATGTTACAACCCCGGAGGACGTATATGAAAAGGATTGTGGGCGTATTGGTTTCCGTTGCTATTCTGTCTTTTGCCCTGCCGGCGCTCTCGCAGGAAAAGGCGGACAAGGCGAAGCCCGAAAAAGATAAACAGCAGGCAGCGGAAATCGATAAGAAAACCGAAACCGAGGAAAAGGACCCGAGCAAGCTCTATGTCGACCTGTCGGCACTCGTGTATATGGAATGGGCCTATTTTAGCGGTTTTAAATATACCGGCGGCTCGAGCTGGAGCAAGGTGGCACGCTGGGGATTTCTCGATGACACGTATATTCTCACGAAAAATATCCAGGACATCGTTCCGGTGGAGCGGTATAACTACAAGAAAGACGAAAACACGTTCCGGTTAAACCGCTGCTATCTCACCGTCAAGAAGCGTCTCGGCGAGATATTCAGCCTGAAGATAACCGCGGATATCGATCCCTATAGCTCCGACCTGATCTATCTCAAGTACGGCTTCGTACAGCTTTACAAGGATTTTGCCACGCCGGTGGGGTCCGTAACCCTCAAGGCGCAGCTGGGCAAGATAGCCACTCCCGTGGTCGGCATAACCGACAATCTGAACGACCTGCGCTGGATAGGCCCCAATTACCTCAACAATTCGAAGCTGGTGCTGAACGGCAGAAGCTTCGACGACTCGGCCGACCTCGGCGGCCTGGTGTCGCTGAACCTCTTCAAGATGGTCACCCTTGAGTATTCCATCACAAACGGCGAAGGCGTCAAATCCGACAACAACGAGCAATACGGCGGCAAGGCCCATACCGTGCTGGTATCTGTCAACCCGGTCGATTACATCAAAGAGCTCCATGTGAATTTTTACGGCAGGTGGGAAGACACGAACAAGAACAAGACCACCGGCACCGGGGCCGCTTCGGTGATCTACCGGGGAATCGAGCGGAGGGGCTATTACGGCGTAGGCGCCGCCTGGTCCAGCGACCTCATAAAGGTGGGTTGCAATTTTTTCATGCCGGAGATGCAGAATTCCAGGACCATCTGGGTCGCGGCGCCCTATAGCGGTTACTCGCAGCGTCACAAGCTGAAATATTACCTGGTGGACGGATGGTTCAACG of Spirochaetota bacterium contains these proteins:
- a CDS encoding trypsin-like peptidase domain-containing protein, which encodes MKKVLMFAFLGTAVIAASSLYGEQFLGDTGRESPLKKQNQNSPIYELQRTFQKIYDQYRNSVVFISTEKTVKTAYRDPFMDDPFFREFFGKNRPAPDSRKQKGLGTGFIVSADGYICTNHHVVANMDSVMVRINNKDYKAALVGSDQLTDIALLKVAGSGSFTPVYFGNSDSVKVGDMAIAIGNPFGLDKTITTGVISATGRHVYNDMGISHIQTDASINPGNSGGPLINIDGEVIGVNRMIYSSTGGSLGIGFAIPINTARDTLIQLKRYGKVKRGYIGVQISPLTPEFARELGLQKPEGALVGAVEKEGPADKAGLRIRDVITHIEGKAIRDFSDLVSLVGATGIGKSVRVTVWRDKSEINVWVTVKERP